The DNA region AACAGGGAGTCGGAAACCTTGACGACGAGGCTGCCGTCAGCTTCCTCCACAGCCGTGACGCGGCCCTTGGAGAGCATCATGCCGGGTTTGTCCTGCGCGGCCTTGTAGTACTTCTCGAACACGCCCTGCACGACCATGGAGTCGTAGAAGATATACGAGATGGCGTCGTCGGACTTTTCGAGCACGTAGTTGGCCTGCTTCAGCGCAACCAGAGAGGAGACCGAGTTGGACATGGGCAGGTGCTGATAGCCCTCCCAGTCCCGCTGCGTGATTTCCTCGACCTCGACCTCGGAGTGGGGATCGCCCTCGCCTTCCACTTCCTCGGTGAGCTCGCACTCGGCCAGGTCCTTGTAGATGCGGCCGCCCGGATCAAGGGCGGACAGATCGAGCACAAAGGCGACCTTCTTGGCCGGGCTGCCGTCGGAAGGCTTGTTGACGCGGCCTTCCTTGGCCATGAGCTCGAACTCCTTGGCTGTGACCACGTCCTTGATGGAGCCGTAGCCCAGGGGCGCCAGGTACTTGGTGTCCTGCGCCTGCCAGCCGGTGGCCATAACCACGGAGCCGATGGGCAGCTCTTCTTCGCCGCCGCTGCTCTTGATGCTGGCGGTGTACTGGCCGGGCTGGCCCTTGAGTTTGCTCAGCGTGCTGGACTTCTTCACCGTGATCTTCTCGTGGCCTTCCACCTCGGCGATGAGCTTGTCCAAGCCGGTTTCGTGGGCTTCCGTGTAGGGATGGCCCAGGGGCACGGTCTTGTAGAAGTTCTTGGCCGCGCCGCCGAGCTCGGCCTCGCGCTCCACCAGAATGGTTTCGTAGCCGGCCTTGGCGGTGTTGAGCGCCGCATTCAGACCGGTCCAGCCGCCGCCCAGCACGAGGATGGTGCGGTTGAGCTCCTCGACGTCCAGGTGGGGATACTTGCCGGACTTCAGCTTGGCCACGCCCATGTTGATGTAGTCCTGCGCGATGCCCACGAGCTCCTCGGGGGCTTCCTCGTCCAGGTCGATGGGGTTGCCGTCAGCATCCTCGTAGGAAAGGATACACTGCTCGCGGAGGTTGACCCGCTCCACCAGCACGCCGTCAAAGGTGAAAAACTCCCAGTCCAGCCGGGGAGAGCTGCCGCATACCAGCACGGCGTCGATCTCGCCGGCGTCGATGTCGGCCTGGATCATCTTCTGGCCGTCTTCGCTGGGCAGCATGGTGTGGCTCTTGACCACGGGGCAGAGATCACCCCACTTGTTCTGCACGTACTCCTCGAGCGTCTCGGCATCGAGGACCGGGCTCAAGCAGGACTTGTCGAAGTAGACTCCTATCTTCTCGGCCATTGGTCGTTACCTCCCTCTCACCGTTTGGATCGCCTTGAGCGCCGCGCCGGTGCCGGACTGGGCGGACTTCATCACGTCCAGGGGCTTTTTGGCGCAGCCGGCTGTGAATATTCCCTTTTCCTCGCCTCCCGTGATGAATCCTTCCTCGTCCACGGGGACGTCGAAGGGCAGCTTGGCGCCGGCGAGGCTCGGCTGCATACCGGTAGCGAGCACCACCATGTCGTAGCGGACTTTCTTCTTGATGCCGCGCACAGCGTCTTCGACCTCCACGATGACATCACCGGAGGGATCGGCCTCGACGCCGGCGACCTTGCCCTTGACGAGGTTGATCTTCTCATCCTCCAGGGCCCGGCGGCGGAACTTGTCGTAGCGCTCGGGGGTGCGCATATCGATATAGTAGACGGTGCACTCGGCGTCCGGGTACTGCTCGCGCACGTACAGGGCCTGCTTCAGGGAGGCCATGCAGCAGATGTAGGAGCAGTAGTTCAGATGGTTCTGGTCGCGGGAGCCGGCGCACTGTACGAAGCAGATTTTCTTGGGCGCCTTGCCGTCGGAGGGACGCACGATCTGGCCCTTGGTGGGGCCGTTGGGGGCGGCGATGCGCTCCATCTGCATGTTGGTGACGCAGTTGGGAACCTCGCCGGCGCCCAGGTTGGTGAGCTTGGTCACGTCATACGGCTTCCAGCCGGTGGCGAGAACGATGCTGCCCACGCTGAGCTCGATATTCTTGGCCTCTTCGTTGAGGTCCACATACTGGCTGGCGGCGACCTTGTTCAGGTCGTCCTCGGTACAGGCCGTCTTGTCCACCACGTAGCGGGCAGGGAACGCGAAGGGCATATCCTTATAAAGGCCCTTGCGCTTGTCGAGGCCGAAGTTGAACTCGTTAGAGGTCTCGCCGTCGAGAGTTTCGGCGATGGCCGAGAGATCCGCGTTGGCAGGAGCAGTGTGCCGGGGATTGATGCGGATGGAGACGTTGTAATCGCCAGCCTGGCCGGAGACCTTGGTCACCTCGGCCATGGTGAAAAATTTGACCCTGGGATTCTTTTTGATCCTTTGAAACTGGATCTCCAGACCGCAGGACGGAGGACAAAGCTTCGGGAAATACTTATTCAGCTGCGCGACACGACCTCCAAGGTAGGGCGTCTTCTCGACGATGTAGACTTCATAGCCCACTTCGGCGGCTTCAAGGGCGGCGGTAATGCCGCTGAATCCGCCACCTATCACGAGTATCGGTTTGGACATCATTTTCCTCCGTGGTTTTTCGCGGCCTGTCTTGAAAATGGCCTAAGCCCAGACCTTGGACGCAGGTTCGTCAGGGCTTGGGCTTAGACCATTTTTGGCGAAAGGAAAAGAGCGGCCGCAGGTCCAGAAGGACCTGCAGCCGCAATATAGTTCATCCTTACTCAGGAATGATCTGGTAGTAAGGCTTCTTGAACACCTTGGTCTCACCCTTCTCGGGATCGTACACGGAGTTCACGAAGCACTTCCACTTGGCATCATCCAGAGCCATGAAGTCCGCGCGATAGTAGAAGCCCGGGTAACGGGTTTCCTCACGGAAGCGGATGTGCTGCATGTGGAGGCGAACGGTCCACAGGCGGTGGTAGTTCTCCCAGCAGCGCAGCAGCTCGTGCAGGTCGCGGGCAGCCAGCTTCAGGGAGTCTTCCTCGAGCATGTCGAGGAGCCAGAAGCCGGTGTCCAGAGCAGCAGACGAGGTGGTGTAGTAGGTGGAAACACCGCCACCGTACTCGTCGGTGTGCTTGACCAGACGCATCATGAAGTTCTTCGGCGAGATGTACTCGGGGTTGACGACCGGGTCGGTGGACGCGGACTTGCCAGCCTCGAAGTTGTAGTACGGACGATAGATGAGCTTCTTGAGATCGTCAGCGCTGTCCTTCAGGGTGGGCTTGAAGTCCTTGTGGTCCACAATCCAACGCACCATCTGCTTACCGACGATACGGCCTTCAGCATGGGAACCGGAGGAGAACTTGTGGCCGGAAGCGCCAACGCCGTCAGCGCAGGTGAACAGGCCGTTCACGGTGGTCATGCGGTTGTAGATCTTGCCGTTGTCAGCCTTGACCTTGTAGTCGTCAGGAACCCAGTCCTCGTCCGGACCGGAAACCCAGATGCCGCAGCAACCGGAGTGGGAACCGAGCAGGTAGGGCTCGGTGGGCATGATCTCGGAGCCGCGCTCCTCGGGAGCGCAGTTGGTGGCGGCCCACAGGTTGGCCTGACCAACGCACATGTCGAGGAAGTCTTCCCAGGCCTCGGCCTCGAGGTGCTTCTGCTCGGCCGGGGACATGGACTTGAAGGACTCCTGCAGGGCGGTCTTGGTGTCCATGTAGATGGGACCGCGACCTTCGCGCATCTCGCGGAGCATCATGTGGTTACGCAGGCAGGTGGGGATGATGTTGCCCTTGGCGTAGCCGCGCTCCTCGTAAGGCTTCAGCATGGCACGGTTGGTCACGCAGTAGTCTTCGCCGCGGAAGTTGGTGGCTTTGGCCTTGAAGAGCAGGAACCAGGCGCCGACCGGGCCGTAACCGTCCTTGAAGCGGGCGGGGACGAAGCGGTTTTCCATCATGGTCATCTCGGCGCCGACCTGGGCACACATGGTGTAGGTCGAACCGGCGTTCCAGACGGGGTACCAGGCGCGGCCCATACCCTCACCGGTGGAGCGGGGGCGGTACACGTTCACGGCGCCGCCGCAGGCGACGACCATGGCGTTGGTCTTGAAGATGTGCACTTCGTTGGCGCGCAGGTTGAAGCCGACGGCGCCGGCGATGCGGTTGGGCTCGTTGGCGTCCAGGAGCAGCTTCACGATGAACATGCGCTCCATGATGCGCTCTTCGCCCAGGGCGTTCTTGGCAGCCTCGGCAACGATGACCTTGTAGGACTCACCGTTGATCATCATCTGCCAGCGGCCGGAACGGACAGGCTTGTCGCCGTTGCGCAGGCTCTTGCCGGCGGCCTTGGCGGCGGCGCCGTCCAGGTTCTTGTTGTTCTCGTCCTTGATCCAGCAGGGCAGGCCCCACTCTTCAAAGAGGTGAACGGAATCGTCAACGTGGCGGCCGAGGTCGAAGATCAGGTCTTCGCGGACCAGGCCCATGAGGTCGGTGCGGACCATGCGGACGTAGTCGTCCGGCACGTTATCGCCGATGTAGGTATTGATGGCGGACAGGCCCTGCGCAACGGCGCCGGAACGCTCGAGAGCGGCCTTGTCCAGCAGCATGATCTTGGCATCAGGGGCGTACTTGTCAGCCCAGCGCACGGTCTCGAAAGCGGCGCCGCAGTTACCCATGCCGCCACCGACCATCAGAATATCAACGTCATGCTCTTTGACTTCGGGCTCGGCGAGAGCCAAACCGCGAGGTGCTTCCTTCACGGGAATCCTAGGCATTGTGTATCTCCTCAATTAGAATTCGTTGAATTCGTAGGAACTACGCACGATTCTTCTGAAAGAATCGGATCTACCGATTGCCGCCCTCGCAGGGGATGTCCATCCAGCACTGGGTGGTGTCGGCGGCTTCGATGTCGAACTTCTTGCCAACAACCTCGGCAGGCTTGACCAGCTCGGTCTCGGTGAAGAGCAGCTCGCTGTCCAGATCGCCGGCTTCGGGCTTGCCCTCGAAGGGCTTGATGGAACCTTCAGCGGTGGTGCGGATGGGGAACTTGAAGCGCTTCACGGAGCCGTTGCGGAACTTGATGGTCCACATGATGTCCTCGGAACCGCGCAGCGGAATCGAGGTGCCGCCCATGGGGGCGAAGTCAGCGTAGGGGCGGGCGGTGATGGCGCCCTGGGGGCAGATCTTGATGCAGGAGTAGCATTCCCAGCAAGCGTCGGGCTCCTGGTTGAATGCACGCATCTCGTCGGGGTCGAGAATCATCAGATCGTTGGGGCAGATGTACATGCAGGCGGTCTTTTCGCCACCCTTGCAGCCATCGCATTTTGCCGGATCAACATAGGTAGGCATACTCAATCCTCCACATCAGTGATGTCGTTAAGGTTGAAAACCACAGCCAATTTAATCTCGATGCCTATATTCCTCCGGTTCCCCGGAGGAGCAAAAAGCAGGCAGCGCCATGCGCCGCCTACTCCCTTGCCGCGTTCAACCTACATACCCTCGACACTGCCCGGGCACGCAGCGCCGCCCTGCTCCGCCATGGGCGCAGCCGGCGACAAAAAGACCCCGCCGCGCTCAACCCTCCGGCTGAAGCAAGCAGCCGAAGCCCGTGAGCACAACGAGGCCTCTTTCGTGTTTCTTGTACCAAAAATATCAAGCATTGCAGTGTATTGTAATATTCCTCGCGTTCGATTGTGAGATAATTAACAAGCCCCCCCGCGAACTGTCAAGCAAAATCCACGCGCGCTCCGTCCGGCATGGCTGTCGACGCCTTTTCGGACACCCGCAACCGCCGGTTGGCGCGCATTGCACACGGCAGCGTCTTCTCTCCTCCCCCGTGCGGCCAGCAGGCGCCGGACCGGTGCGGGGTCCTGTATATATTTATTGGATAAAAGGGCTGAAAGCCCATACTTCGCCAGTGCCGATTCCGGTTGTCAGGGGTGTGACATCGACGAGCAGGTTTTTACCACCTAACCCGTCTCAGGGGGAGTTGCAACGGCCTCCGGCGTTATGGCGCAAGACTTCCCGAAAATTAACCCCAATATTTCGTCGGAGAACCTCGACCGGCGAGAATCCGACCATGTCCCGGCCGGACCACGATTCTTTTTGCTATTTTTTTGTTGTGCCCCTTTTCCTATGCTTGACATTTTGTGAAAAATTTCATTATCCATCGAACTCCGACGCAGCCACGCTGGTGAGGTCCCTTTTCCCCGGCCTCATCCGCGCGCGTGCAGCACGCGTCTTAAATAAAGGCTGGGGATCCGAACCGTTATCTGGGTTAAAGATTAATTTGAAAAGGAGTCAAGGCATGTCCAAACTCGTTCCCCCTCATGGTGGCAAAGGGCTCGTGATCTGCAAGCTCGAAGGCGCCGAACTCGAAGCCGAGCAGAAGAAGGCCGAGGGTCTCAAGAAGATCGAAATTTCCGACCGCGTCAAGGGCGACACCATCATGATGGGCATCGGCGGTTTCAGCCCGCTGAGCGGCTTCATGACCAAGGCTGACTGGGAAAGCGTCTGCGAAAAGATGCTCCTTTCCGACGGCACCTTCTGGCCCGTTCCCGTGGTGTGCGACACCAACGACGAGGACGTGAAGGCCGGCGAAGAGGTTGCTCTCGTGGGTAAGGATGGCGTTATCTACGCCACCATGAAGGTCGAAGAGAAGTACGAGCTCACCGACGAGCGCAAGAAGTGGGAATGCGAGAAAGTCTTCAAGGGCAACGGCGAAGACTCCGAGAAGTTCTGGGATGTCGCTCTCGAAGATCACCCCGGCGTGCAGATGGTCATGAAGCAGGGCAAGTACAACCTGGCCGGCCCGGTCAAAGTCCTCTCTGAAGGCGACTACGCCGAGCGTTTCCCCGGCGTCTACATGACCCCGGCTCAGATCCGCGCCGAGATGGACAAGCGCAACTGGGGCAAGGTTGCCGCTCTGCAGCTCCGCAACCCCATGCACCGCTCCCACGAGTACCTCGCCAAGCTCGGCGTCGAGACCTGCGACGGCGTGGTTATCCACTCCCTGATCGGCAACCTGAAGCCCGGCGACATCCCCGCTGATGTCCGCATCAAGTGCATTCAGACCCTGATCGACGGCTACTTCGTGAAGGACTTCGTGATCAACGCCGGCTACCCGCTCGACATGCGCTACGCCGGTCCCCGCGAGGCTCTGCTCCACGCCACCTTCCGCCAGAACTACGGCGTGTCCGAGATGCTGATCGGCCGCGACCACGCTGGCGTCGGCGACTTCTACACCCTCTTCGAGGCTCAGGAAATCTTTGACAAGATCCCCTACGCCAACCCCGAAGAGGCCTGCAAGGTCCCCGGCAAGGCTCTGGAAACCCGTCCGATGAAGATCGACTGGACCTTCTACTGCTTCAAGTGTGACGGCATGGCCTCCATGAAGACCTGCCCCCACACCAAGGAAGATCGCGTCATCCTCTCCGGCACCAAGCTCCGCAAGGCCCTGTCCGAAGGCGCTGAGGTTCCGGATCACTTCGGTCGCGAAGAAGTCCTCACCATCCTGCGTGAGTACTACGAGGGTCTGACCGAGAAGGTCGAGATCAAGATGCAGAGCGCCGCTTCCGGCGAAAACATGAAGTAAGCGCCTGCTGATCTGATACGTACCCGTACAGGGGGAGGCGTGCAGCACGCCTCCCCTTTTTTTCGCTGCATACGCCCCTTGCGGGATGGTAGGA from Oceanidesulfovibrio marinus includes:
- a CDS encoding hydrogenase iron-sulfur subunit; this encodes MAEKIGVYFDKSCLSPVLDAETLEEYVQNKWGDLCPVVKSHTMLPSEDGQKMIQADIDAGEIDAVLVCGSSPRLDWEFFTFDGVLVERVNLREQCILSYEDADGNPIDLDEEAPEELVGIAQDYINMGVAKLKSGKYPHLDVEELNRTILVLGGGWTGLNAALNTAKAGYETILVEREAELGGAAKNFYKTVPLGHPYTEAHETGLDKLIAEVEGHEKITVKKSSTLSKLKGQPGQYTASIKSSGGEEELPIGSVVMATGWQAQDTKYLAPLGYGSIKDVVTAKEFELMAKEGRVNKPSDGSPAKKVAFVLDLSALDPGGRIYKDLAECELTEEVEGEGDPHSEVEVEEITQRDWEGYQHLPMSNSVSSLVALKQANYVLEKSDDAISYIFYDSMVVQGVFEKYYKAAQDKPGMMLSKGRVTAVEEADGSLVVKVSDSLFGGDIEVAVDMVVLPTGIVPTSAKEAVMHFDYRQGPAFPDLALFEGFADSNYICFPYETRRTGVYAAGAVRQPMLLDYATEDAAGAALKAIQCLESVNRGVSVHPRSGDPSYPVFNFVRCTQCKRCTEECPFGALDDDEKGTPLPNWNRCRRCGTCMGACPERVISFDNYGIGMMSDVVRQYTVPDSIEEGGPRILIMACENDAYPALDMAAMRGKHWSPFVRIMPVRCLGSVNAIWIKDAMSRGTDGVMLLGCKYGDDYQCHFVKGSEICNRRKENIAETLNQLGIEPERVEQYEVAIDEYDKVPELIDQFIKDVLKMGPNPFKGY
- a CDS encoding CoB--CoM heterodisulfide reductase iron-sulfur subunit A family protein; translation: MSKPILVIGGGFSGITAALEAAEVGYEVYIVEKTPYLGGRVAQLNKYFPKLCPPSCGLEIQFQRIKKNPRVKFFTMAEVTKVSGQAGDYNVSIRINPRHTAPANADLSAIAETLDGETSNEFNFGLDKRKGLYKDMPFAFPARYVVDKTACTEDDLNKVAASQYVDLNEEAKNIELSVGSIVLATGWKPYDVTKLTNLGAGEVPNCVTNMQMERIAAPNGPTKGQIVRPSDGKAPKKICFVQCAGSRDQNHLNYCSYICCMASLKQALYVREQYPDAECTVYYIDMRTPERYDKFRRRALEDEKINLVKGKVAGVEADPSGDVIVEVEDAVRGIKKKVRYDMVVLATGMQPSLAGAKLPFDVPVDEEGFITGGEEKGIFTAGCAKKPLDVMKSAQSGTGAALKAIQTVRGR
- the aprA gene encoding adenylyl-sulfate reductase subunit alpha → MPRIPVKEAPRGLALAEPEVKEHDVDILMVGGGMGNCGAAFETVRWADKYAPDAKIMLLDKAALERSGAVAQGLSAINTYIGDNVPDDYVRMVRTDLMGLVREDLIFDLGRHVDDSVHLFEEWGLPCWIKDENNKNLDGAAAKAAGKSLRNGDKPVRSGRWQMMINGESYKVIVAEAAKNALGEERIMERMFIVKLLLDANEPNRIAGAVGFNLRANEVHIFKTNAMVVACGGAVNVYRPRSTGEGMGRAWYPVWNAGSTYTMCAQVGAEMTMMENRFVPARFKDGYGPVGAWFLLFKAKATNFRGEDYCVTNRAMLKPYEERGYAKGNIIPTCLRNHMMLREMREGRGPIYMDTKTALQESFKSMSPAEQKHLEAEAWEDFLDMCVGQANLWAATNCAPEERGSEIMPTEPYLLGSHSGCCGIWVSGPDEDWVPDDYKVKADNGKIYNRMTTVNGLFTCADGVGASGHKFSSGSHAEGRIVGKQMVRWIVDHKDFKPTLKDSADDLKKLIYRPYYNFEAGKSASTDPVVNPEYISPKNFMMRLVKHTDEYGGGVSTYYTTSSAALDTGFWLLDMLEEDSLKLAARDLHELLRCWENYHRLWTVRLHMQHIRFREETRYPGFYYRADFMALDDAKWKCFVNSVYDPEKGETKVFKKPYYQIIPE
- the aprB gene encoding adenylyl-sulfate reductase subunit beta: MPTYVDPAKCDGCKGGEKTACMYICPNDLMILDPDEMRAFNQEPDACWECYSCIKICPQGAITARPYADFAPMGGTSIPLRGSEDIMWTIKFRNGSVKRFKFPIRTTAEGSIKPFEGKPEAGDLDSELLFTETELVKPAEVVGKKFDIEAADTTQCWMDIPCEGGNR
- the sat gene encoding sulfate adenylyltransferase; translation: MSKLVPPHGGKGLVICKLEGAELEAEQKKAEGLKKIEISDRVKGDTIMMGIGGFSPLSGFMTKADWESVCEKMLLSDGTFWPVPVVCDTNDEDVKAGEEVALVGKDGVIYATMKVEEKYELTDERKKWECEKVFKGNGEDSEKFWDVALEDHPGVQMVMKQGKYNLAGPVKVLSEGDYAERFPGVYMTPAQIRAEMDKRNWGKVAALQLRNPMHRSHEYLAKLGVETCDGVVIHSLIGNLKPGDIPADVRIKCIQTLIDGYFVKDFVINAGYPLDMRYAGPREALLHATFRQNYGVSEMLIGRDHAGVGDFYTLFEAQEIFDKIPYANPEEACKVPGKALETRPMKIDWTFYCFKCDGMASMKTCPHTKEDRVILSGTKLRKALSEGAEVPDHFGREEVLTILREYYEGLTEKVEIKMQSAASGENMK